The window GATGATGAGCGAGACATTAGCCAAGATAGAGGATTTTTTATCCGAACACCATCTCCTCTCCTTGGCAACCATAGGGGATGAATTATGGTGCTGTTCTCTTTTTTACGTTTTTGATGCGGATACGGTAGCCTTTATCGTCGCAACCGACCCTGAGACACTTCACGGACAAAATATACGCTACAACCACACGGTAGCCGGAACAGTAGCGTTAGAGACCAAAACGGTCGGGAAGATTCAAGGGATTCAGTTTCGCGGTGTGATGCGTTTAGCCGATGAGCATAAAGAGCTTTATTACAAAGCGTACCCTTATGCGTTGGCAATGAATCCGACGTTGTGGAGTATCCGTCTCGATGAGATAAAATTTACTGATAATCGATTGGGATTTGGGAAAAAACTCACTTGGAAGAGGGAAGAGTTTTAAGCTCAAACAATACGCAACTTTTCCCGCTCGAACTAAGGACGACTTGTGAGGGTATAAATTTACTTTTAAACCCATAGGCTCTGCATCCATGAGGCTGGTGTGGCTCCCATGTGACAAAATAATGGACACATTTTTGACAGATAATTTTTTGCATAGGAAATTTTACCTATAATTTGCATAAATTTAAAATCTGATTATAGGATACTCATGAATAAACTACTCAGTATGCTCACATTGCAGCAAGAACTTAATGACTCTACCAACGGGATAGGTTGGGAAAAAGGGGTTACCAAGAACGGGAAAGTCATCAATTGGCGTCGATGTATCACGATGGAGTGTGCGGAGATGATTGATTCGTTCGGATGGAAACACTGGAAAAGCATTGCCCAAGAGACTGATTATGCTAATCTGCAAATCGAGATTGTCGATGTGTGGCATTTTGTGATGAGTTTAGTCCTCGAATTTACCAAAAATAGCGGTGCTGAGTCCATCGAAGAGTTGGCAACTCGTATTTCTCAAACCCCAGAGTATCAAAAATTAGTCGATAATGCACCACTTGCTTTTGCCGAAGATACACTGTTGATGGTAAAGATTGAAAACGTGATGCGCCTCTCTCTCATTCCAATCTCTCCCGAAATGATTGGTGCATTAATCGAGGAGTTTTTTGAATTGGTGTACATGGGTGGATTGAATCTGACACAACTTTATCGTCTGTATGTGGGTAAAAATATCCTCAACCAATTCCGTCAAGATCATGGCTACAAAGAGGGGACGTATCTCAAAATGTGGGATGGGTTAGAAGATAATGCAGTCATGAAACGTGCATGGGAAGATGAGCCCGACATGAGCCCGCAAGAATTATACGCTGTTTTAAAAACCGTTTATCCGGCGTAAAATTTTCAACTTCAACGCCAAAGGAATCCATCCTTTTGGCTACGCTAATCGCTTGGATTACTAAAGCCTGCCCTATCGGGCAGAATATATTTCTTGATACTCACCCTTCCATCGCTTGTGACACCAGAACCATAGTTTTGGATGTTCGCGAATCACCTTTTCGAGTCCGTTCACTTGTTTTTGGGTTGCTTCTATAATCGAGTGTTCATCACTATTTTCTACGCTAATGGGCTCTTCAAAACGGAGCGTGTAGTGTTCTTCATCCTCACTTGTGATATAGACACCCACGATAGGGGCATTAAATTTTGCCGATAAAGATGCTGCCGATGAAGTGTGGTAAGTTTCATGTCCGAAAAAGAGGGTTTTGACCCCGACGCGTGCGTTACTCGCTTGGTCGATCATGAGAAGAATCGAACGACCGTTTTTAAGTGCTTTGGCGACGTGTTTGAGTGCGCCATTTTTTTCGGCAAGCTCCATACGGTGATTGGTACGGGCTTCGAGGAGATAGGGGTCAAATGACGATGTACTAAACTCTTTGTAGATGGATGAGACGGGAGTAATCAGTGATGAGAGTGCGGCACCACCAAGCTCCCAGTTTCCAAAATGGGCAGATACAAAGATGATCCCTCTGTGCTGAGCTAATAGCGCATCGACTTTTGAGCGATTTTCAAAGCTCACTACTGATGCAACCTCTTCTGCACTATTACGTCTGTTTTCCATCGTTTGGAGAAAATTGAGGGCAAGATTACGGTAACAGTACGATTCAATCTCTTTTTTTATTTGGGGATTCAGTGACTCTCCAAACGCAAAATTTACATTGGCTTTAATGATCCGATTACGAGAGTGTGCTAGATGATGAACGAGAGATGCGAGGGAGGTAAAGATGGACTTTCTCCAGCTTTTCGGTAGATGCATCAAGCACCAATCAAAGAGTAAAAAAAGGCGGTATCCAATCATAAAAGCTCCTTGAGCAATTTCACAATCGATTCAGGGGAGATGTCACGAATCGAAAAATCGTTACGGTTAATTTTAAAAATATTGACTTGTGAGGGGGATTTGATAAAACGGTTGATTGACGTTGGATAAATCATCCGCTCATTTGTGGGTCCAAAGAGGGTGATAGAGGCTCGGTTCATCGCCCACGCGATGTGGGTTGGCCCCGTGTCATTACCGATAGTAAGACGGCATTGATCGATAAAATCAACCAATTCGATGAGGGACATTTTTGGGGCAATGGTTGCATTGTTACAGTGTTGGGCTATCCATTGGGCATCTTCATATTCCGTTGAACTCCCCCAAATCAGATGACACGGATAGGGGAGGAGATCGCAGAGGGTGGCGAACTGCTCTTTTGGATAACATTTTGATGGCCATGATGCCCCGATTACAAGGGCGATTTTAGCCTCATTAGGAGAGGATAAACCTGAAAAAATAGGTATTTTTTCCTCTATCAATGCATCGGAGTAGGGGATGTTTAATGCTTCGCAGATTACCATCACATTGCGTTTGATGACATTAAGATCATAAGCGATAGTGGAGGTGGTGTCATAAAACCATGAGGCAACCCCTTCACGGGCACTTTTGAAATCAAAACCGTGTACTTTACCGGGTAAAAATGTCGCAACGAGTGCCGATTTGAGTAATCCTTGTGCATCGATAATGTAATCGTATTTCTCCCGTGATCGAAGGGTATGGACCATCTCTTTGAGAAGTGAAAAATGTTTTGTTTTTTTGAGCCGTTTGAGAGGGATAGGGATCACTTCATGGATAAGGGGGTGGTTTTTTAGTATGGGAGCAAACGCCTCTTCGACAAACCAATCGATACGTGCATTGGGGTAATAGGCGTGGATAATTTGCAATACTACAGCGGTGTTGACAATGTCTCCAAGTGCGCTGAGACGGACGATGGCGATACGGAGTTTGGAATTATTCATAAGGATAACTATAGCGCAACTAAGCTATAATCACCATAATACTCAATGTTATACACCAAAACGAATACATCCGTTTTGGTGGCAGGGACAAATGTCCCTACAACCCCCTGAAGCTACAAAAAAACTATGTTTTTTTGAGAATTTAAGGGTTTAGTTATAAAATATAAGAAGGTAAAAAATGGTCGTTCAAGACATACAGCAGTTTTCTGAAATTCGTCCCAAAGCACGTGCCTATTTTTGTTATCTTTTCCAAAAAAATCTTCCGAACCATCTCCCCTCAGCAACCGTAGAAGCAATCACAGCACGTTTGCGTAAAATCAAAGGGGATTTACAAGGAACCGAAGCGGTTTATCTTCTTGATGAGACGGGAACTCAAGTGGGACCCACCTATCTCAAAGAGGGGAAGAAAGAGGATGATAACGGAAAAAATCGCTCAACTCGCGCCTATTATTACCGTGCGATGCATGAGCGACGATGTACGATTACCGATCCTTACCCTTCATTACTCAACGATGAACTAACGGTTACGGCATCAGAGCCTATTTTTGACGAGCACGGCGAGATTATTTATGTCGCCTGTTTGGATATGCCGCTTACCGAAGTGCTCCGTATTGCCCATCCATTAGCCGCCGAATCGATTGCCGGAAAATTCTTTCGCACTATCTATGCCCTTTTTTCCCTCGCATTAGCGTTTGTTGCCCTCCTGTTGTTTGTCAAAGGATTTGAGGGATTTTTGTCTCACGGTATCGGCGGTTATGATAAGATTGAGATCAAAGATATTTTTGAATCGACGATTTTACTCACCCTCTCTCTTGCTACGTTTGATTTGGTCAAAACGTTGTTTGAAGAGGAGGTATTAGGTCGGAGTAAAAAAGATCCTGAATCGGAAGTGCATAAAACGATGGTACGCTTTTTGGGCTCAATCATTATCGCCCTCTCCATCGAAGCGCTAATGCTCGTCTTTAAATTTGCGATGACCGATCCAGCTATGCTGATTAATGCCATTTATATTATCGGAGGGGTTTCTACCTTGCTTATCGGATTGGCAGTCTATATAAAACTTACACGTTTAAAGGATCCTTCGTGATAGGGATAGTCGATTACAATATGGGCAATCTTGCCAGTGTTAAAAATGCATTTGATCTGTTGGGTGAGAAGGTTGTTGTGGAATCCGATCCTCATAAACTTATCCAGTATGATCGACTGATTTTACCCGGTGTGGGAGCATTCGGGGATGCGATGGAGCATCTAAAAATGCACGGGATGGATGAAGCAGTACGTGAATATGCCGCAAGCGGGAAATATCTTTTGGGTATTTGTTTGGGGATGCAGTTATTGTTTGATTCAAGTGAAGAATTTGGACTCTCCAACGGACTTGGATTGGTAAAAGGGCGCGTTGTAGCGTTTGACAGCAGCCGTTTTCATACACCATTAAAAGTTCCCCACATGGGCTGGAACCGAATGTTTACTAAAGAACACCCGCTATTTAGCGGATTAGATGAAGCCCATTATCTCTATTTTGTCCACTCGTATCATGCTTTGTGTGAAAACGAAAAGGATAGCATCGGAGAGTCTGTGTATGGTTACCGTTTTACCAGTGCTGTTGCTCATAACAACGTGATGGGGATTCAGCCTCATCCTGAAAAAAGCCACCAAAACGGTTTAAAGATTCTTAAAAATTTTATCAATTTATAAAAGGGTATGAATGACAATATTTCCGGCAATCGATCTTAAAGACGGTAAAGCGGTACGTTTGACCAAAGGGCTTATGGAGAGTGCAAAAATCTACTCCGATACCCCTTGGGAATTGGTGAAAACGTTTGAAGAGATGGGGGCGCAGTGGGTTCACTTGGTCGATCTTAACGGTGCATTTGCGGGTGAGCCGAAAAACTTAGAACAAATTCGTCTGATTCGTGAAAATTGTAATGTTAAACTACAGCTTGGTGGCGGTATCCGTGATGAAGAGACGATTAAACGGTATTTGGAACTCGGTATTGATCGTCTTATCCTTGGCTCCATTGCCCTACGTAACCCTGAATTCGTAAAAACGATGGCGGCGAAGTACCCTATCGTCGTCGGAATCGATGCGATTGATGGTTTTGTCGCGGTTGAGGGATGGGGTGAAGTGAGTGAGATGCGCGCTACCGATTTGGCACGCGCTTTTGCCGATGCGGGAGTAGAAGCGATTATTTGTACCGATGTGGGACGTGATGGTACACTTTCGGGTGTAAATGTCGATTTTACATTGGAGATTGCACGTGCTTCTGGTGTACCAACGATTGCCAGCGGTGGTGTAAAAGGTGATTCGGATATCGAAGCGTTGCTCCAAAGTGGCGAAATATCGGGTGTAATCGTCGGAAAAGCTTTTTATGAGGGAAGAATTGAGCTAAAACGGTTCTTTTAAACTTCACACAAACTTCATTTGGCTATTATTTGTATAATTAATCTTGAATAAGACATCGATTACAAAGGAAAAACTTTGAAATTATTGGTTGTAGACGATAGCTCAACAATGCGTCGTATCATTAAAAATACTCTTTCACGTCTTGGTTATGAAGATGTTCTTGAAGGTGAAGACGGCCTTCAAGGGTGGGCAGCACTCAATGAAAATAGCGATGTTGGTATGTTGATTACCG of the Sulfuricurvum sp. genome contains:
- a CDS encoding pyridoxamine 5'-phosphate oxidase family protein translates to MSETLAKIEDFLSEHHLLSLATIGDELWCCSLFYVFDADTVAFIVATDPETLHGQNIRYNHTVAGTVALETKTVGKIQGIQFRGVMRLADEHKELYYKAYPYALAMNPTLWSIRLDEIKFTDNRLGFGKKLTWKREEF
- a CDS encoding dUTP diphosphatase; the encoded protein is MNKLLSMLTLQQELNDSTNGIGWEKGVTKNGKVINWRRCITMECAEMIDSFGWKHWKSIAQETDYANLQIEIVDVWHFVMSLVLEFTKNSGAESIEELATRISQTPEYQKLVDNAPLAFAEDTLLMVKIENVMRLSLIPISPEMIGALIEEFFELVYMGGLNLTQLYRLYVGKNILNQFRQDHGYKEGTYLKMWDGLEDNAVMKRAWEDEPDMSPQELYAVLKTVYPA
- a CDS encoding lipid A biosynthesis lauroyl acyltransferase, with product MIGYRLFLLFDWCLMHLPKSWRKSIFTSLASLVHHLAHSRNRIIKANVNFAFGESLNPQIKKEIESYCYRNLALNFLQTMENRRNSAEEVASVVSFENRSKVDALLAQHRGIIFVSAHFGNWELGGAALSSLITPVSSIYKEFSTSSFDPYLLEARTNHRMELAEKNGALKHVAKALKNGRSILLMIDQASNARVGVKTLFFGHETYHTSSAASLSAKFNAPIVGVYITSEDEEHYTLRFEEPISVENSDEHSIIEATQKQVNGLEKVIREHPKLWFWCHKRWKGEYQEIYSAR
- the waaC gene encoding lipopolysaccharide heptosyltransferase I, coding for MNNSKLRIAIVRLSALGDIVNTAVVLQIIHAYYPNARIDWFVEEAFAPILKNHPLIHEVIPIPLKRLKKTKHFSLLKEMVHTLRSREKYDYIIDAQGLLKSALVATFLPGKVHGFDFKSAREGVASWFYDTTSTIAYDLNVIKRNVMVICEALNIPYSDALIEEKIPIFSGLSSPNEAKIALVIGASWPSKCYPKEQFATLCDLLPYPCHLIWGSSTEYEDAQWIAQHCNNATIAPKMSLIELVDFIDQCRLTIGNDTGPTHIAWAMNRASITLFGPTNERMIYPTSINRFIKSPSQVNIFKINRNDFSIRDISPESIVKLLKELL
- a CDS encoding PDC sensor domain-containing protein; protein product: MVVQDIQQFSEIRPKARAYFCYLFQKNLPNHLPSATVEAITARLRKIKGDLQGTEAVYLLDETGTQVGPTYLKEGKKEDDNGKNRSTRAYYYRAMHERRCTITDPYPSLLNDELTVTASEPIFDEHGEIIYVACLDMPLTEVLRIAHPLAAESIAGKFFRTIYALFSLALAFVALLLFVKGFEGFLSHGIGGYDKIEIKDIFESTILLTLSLATFDLVKTLFEEEVLGRSKKDPESEVHKTMVRFLGSIIIALSIEALMLVFKFAMTDPAMLINAIYIIGGVSTLLIGLAVYIKLTRLKDPS
- the hisH gene encoding imidazole glycerol phosphate synthase subunit HisH, with amino-acid sequence MIGIVDYNMGNLASVKNAFDLLGEKVVVESDPHKLIQYDRLILPGVGAFGDAMEHLKMHGMDEAVREYAASGKYLLGICLGMQLLFDSSEEFGLSNGLGLVKGRVVAFDSSRFHTPLKVPHMGWNRMFTKEHPLFSGLDEAHYLYFVHSYHALCENEKDSIGESVYGYRFTSAVAHNNVMGIQPHPEKSHQNGLKILKNFINL
- the hisA gene encoding 1-(5-phosphoribosyl)-5-[(5-phosphoribosylamino)methylideneamino]imidazole-4-carboxamide isomerase; this translates as MTIFPAIDLKDGKAVRLTKGLMESAKIYSDTPWELVKTFEEMGAQWVHLVDLNGAFAGEPKNLEQIRLIRENCNVKLQLGGGIRDEETIKRYLELGIDRLILGSIALRNPEFVKTMAAKYPIVVGIDAIDGFVAVEGWGEVSEMRATDLARAFADAGVEAIICTDVGRDGTLSGVNVDFTLEIARASGVPTIASGGVKGDSDIEALLQSGEISGVIVGKAFYEGRIELKRFF